In Ctenopharyngodon idella isolate HZGC_01 chromosome 1, HZGC01, whole genome shotgun sequence, a single genomic region encodes these proteins:
- the LOC127499227 gene encoding CMRF35-like molecule 3 isoform X7, with protein sequence MWDVLLLFSSICTAVVVGAPVTGHRGERVEIRCPYESGYESNSKYFCKGECMTGNKNIMVKSGSAAKDERFSLTDDTTNRVFTVTITDLRTEDEGQYWCAVKRTLPFTDVYSEIMLQVKLDEKTTEVSTISPFSNTSSSSSSSSSYFSTTELNPQSTSMNQTNHHFSTGHVSDSGFVIYVSAGLVIMVIIFLMTLMVWCKKRSKKPPRDTQTGLSQQVSVGLLPLNTTAEITAEDSDWNDHNYQEISEFQCKNSQNTTIYSTAESPDDPMIYSTAEEPDDPMTYSTADKPDLTVYSTVDKPVSTIYSTAN encoded by the exons ATGTGGGACGttctgctgctcttttccagcATCTGTACAG CTGTTGTTGTAGGAGCTCCAGTTACAGGacacagaggagagagagttGAGATCAGATGTCCATATGAATCTGGATATGAATCAAATTCAAAGTATTTTTGTAAAGGAGAGTGTATGACTGGAAATAAAAACATCATGGTTAAATCAGGATCTGCAGCTAAAGACGAGAGATTCTCTCTGACTGACGACACGACGAACAGAGTTTTCACCGTCACAATCACTGATCTGAGAACAGAGGATGAAGGACAATACTGGTGTGCTGTGAAGAGGACTTTACCTTTTACTGATGTATATTCAGAGATTATGTTGCAGGTTAAACTGG ATGAGAAGACCACTGAGGTTTCAACCATCAGCcctttttcaaacacatcatcatcatcatcatcatcatcatcatatttcagtacaacagaactgaatccACAATCCACCAGCATGAATCAAACAAATCATCACTTCTCAACAG GTCATGTCTCAGATTCAGGGTTTGTCATCTACGTCAGTGCTGGGTTAGTCATCATGGTGATCATCTTCCTCATGACGCTGATGGTGTGGTGTAAGAAGAGAAGCAAGAAACCACCAAGAGATACACAAACAGGACTTTCACAGCAAG TCTCTGTCGGGCTTTTGCCTTTGAATACAACAGCAGAGATCACTGCAGAG GACAGTGACTGGAATGACCATAATTATCAGGAAATCAGCGAGTTTCAGTGCAAGAACAGTCAAAACACCACTATCTACTCAACAGCAGAAAGTCCAGATGATCCAATGATCTACTCCACTGCAGAAGAACCAGATGATCCAATGACCTACTCCACTGCAGATAAACCAGATTTAACAGTCTACTCAACAGTAGATAAACCAGTTTCAACAATCTACTCCACTGCAAATTAA